The Macaca mulatta isolate MMU2019108-1 chromosome 19, T2T-MMU8v2.0, whole genome shotgun sequence sequence CACCCCCCAGCCCTACTGGGACCGCAGCACTAACGCCCTCCCTAGTCTCGCATCTCCAGGGGGCCCGGCACTCCAGCGCAACAGCCAGCTCTGTGCCTCCGACCCCAGCTCTTCAAAGCATAGCCAGCCCCCCAGTCTAGCCTAGCAGCCCCCCTCCAgcctccactccagcctgaggcaGGCTCCCTGTCCCTACTTCCCTGGCGCCTCACTGCGGCATTGCTACTGAATTGAGTGCCCCCACAGCTCCTgattcattcttccatccatcatTCACTCTCGTTCATTCACTCCACACCCAGCGTGCCACACTGGTGACCATCGGACTGTGCTGCTTTCCCTTCCCATTTGGGAGCCCTCGCCCCACCCCGGGCAGGGTCTACCTCTCTCTAGGAGGCCCTAGTGTTTTGGATGGCTGAGCCACCCCTCCTGCCCACAGGCCGGCGTGAAGGACACGGAAAACCGCGTGGCCCTCCATGCCTTGACACGGCCGCCGGCCCTGCTCCTCCTGGCGGCGGCCAGCAGCGGCCTGCGCTTTGTCCTGGCCTCCTTCGCCCTGGCCCTCCTCCTGCCGGTGTTCCTGGCTGTGACTGCGGTGAAGCTGGGCCTGCGGGCCCGATGGGGCTCACTGCCTCCACCGGGTGGCCTGGGGGGGCCCTGGGTGGCCGTGCGGGGCTCCGGTGACGTGTGTGGGGTCCTGGCCCTGGCCCCTGGCACGAACGCAGGGGACGGGGCCCGGGTCACCCGCCTGTCTGTCTCTCGCTGGCACCGCCGCCGGGGCGTGGGCAGGAGGCTGCTGGCCTTCGCGGAGGCCCGGGCTCGGGCCTGGGCTGGGGGCATGGGGGAGCCCCGGGCCCGGCTCGTGGTCCCCGTGGCTGTGGCTGCCTGGGGAGTGGCGGGGATGCTGGAGGGCTGCGGCTACCAGGCCGAGGGGGGCTGGGGCTGCCTGGGCTACACGCTGGTGAGGGAATTCAGCAAAGACCTGTGAGGCTACAGGCTGACAGccagggcagggaaggagggaggggcgCCAGCACCTGCAGAGCGCCTACTGTGTGCAGGTGCTTTTACGTGCTCTCCCTCGGTGAGTCCTCAGCCACCCAGGGCCCAGAAACAGAGGCCTGCcgagggaggagcctggcctgtGCCCGGCAGTCGGCAGTGTGAGGTCTGGAGTGTTTGAGCTTCTAAGAGTGAAATGACTCCTTTTCCTTCCTGGCCCTCAGGGGCCTCTCGAGGTCAGCCTCTCCAAAACCCCTACCTCAGCTCTGTCTGCACTGAGAAATCTCCCCGGTGGATGTCTGCAAAGTCTGTGCCCCAAGCCTGGGAGAGCTatctggggagggggagaggaggccCAGCACAATATGCCCTCGAGTTAGGGTTTGCGACTCCGCCTCCCTGGGACCCAGATTGGGTCAGATGCCTGTGCTTGGAGGGGACAAGGTTGACTGCTTAGCGGGCGCGGCGCACAGGGCTGCCAGGCCTGGCCCCTCTCCGGGAAGGTCGGTCGAGAGCTGAGATGGGCAGCCCTGTCCCTTCCCCCAGACCCATGTGGTTTTTTCCACCGTTTGTTAATAAAGCCTGGAACCGCTGTGTGCCTGTCTCATCTTTGATGCCTTTCCCAGTCTGTCTCCGGACACCCCCCGCCCATTTCTGTCTGGCTCCTCCTTTCCCCAGTTAACGTTAATTGTTGGGGGGCGGTGCTGGACTGGGAGAAGGGGAGGCTGTGAGCTCAGGggcagccctgggccctgccaGCCCTTCTGAGTCACGCTCCCTATTACCGAATTTTTTCCACCTCACAGCTGCCTGGTGCGCAgggagtggggtgtgtgtgagtgtgtggaggAGTGTGTGGAGCCCCTCCCCTTCCCAAGCCTTGACCCTTGTGCTGCTTATCCCCCGACC is a genomic window containing:
- the NAT14 gene encoding putative N-acetyltransferase 14; amino-acid sequence: MAPSHLSVREMREDEKPLVLEMLKAGVKDTENRVALHALTRPPALLLLAAASSGLRFVLASFALALLLPVFLAVTAVKLGLRARWGSLPPPGGLGGPWVAVRGSGDVCGVLALAPGTNAGDGARVTRLSVSRWHRRRGVGRRLLAFAEARARAWAGGMGEPRARLVVPVAVAAWGVAGMLEGCGYQAEGGWGCLGYTLVREFSKDL